From Vicia villosa cultivar HV-30 ecotype Madison, WI unplaced genomic scaffold, Vvil1.0 ctg.000938F_1_1, whole genome shotgun sequence, the proteins below share one genomic window:
- the LOC131632365 gene encoding beta-galactosidase 13-like, with product MSSPLKLLCISFLSIITIVSAGFIAGPKTVTYDGRSLIINGKRELFFSGSIHYPRSVPEEWPQILDRAKHGGINLIQTYVFWNGHEFEKGDVNYEGRYDLVKFLKLVQEKGMYATLRVGPFIQAEWNHGGLPYWLREVPDIIFRSNNEPFKKHMKEYVSNVIEKMKQEKLFAPQGGPIILAQIENEYNHIQLAYEADGDSYVQWAAKMAVSLYNGVPWIMCKQKDAPDPVINACNGRHCGDTFTGPNKPYKPSIWTENWTAQYRVFGDPPSQRSAEDIAFSVARFFSKNGSLVNYYMYHGGTNFGRTTSAFTTTCYYDEAPLDSYGLQREPKWSHLRDVHKAVNLCKKALLNGEHTVQKISQYHEIIVYEKKGSNLCAAFITNNHTKNPKVIEFRGSSYYMPPRSISILPDCRTVVFNTQNIASQHNSRNFEKSKAANNHKWEVYSEPIPTSKELPPKQKIPAELYSLLKDTTDYGWYTTSVEFGPEDLPKKNEISPVLRILSLGHSLLAFVNGQYVGSNHGSHEEKGFEFQKPVSFKVGVNQIAILASLVGLPDSGAYMEHRYAGPKTITILGLNSGTITLTANGWGHQVGLQGEKLQIFTEEGSKKVQWKDAKGNTSPLSWYKTNFATPEGKCPVAISMTGMGKGMIWVNGESIGRHWMSYLSPLGKPTQSEYHIPRSFLKPKDNLLVILEEEIAHPEKVEIVRVNRDTICSYITENHPPNIKSWSSKNQKLTPVSGNLTPAAVLKCPNKKAIKAVEFASFGDPLGFCGEFIMGNCNAPSSKKIVEQYCLGKGSCAIPMDKALFTGGKDECPNAIKTLAVQVKCGPSKDEKDMINEKDDDDDDDEDEDEEEAEKEKKKGKKESS from the exons ATGTCTTCACCTCTCAAACTTCTTTGTATTTCCTTCCTTTCCATCATCACTATTGTTTCTGCTGGCTTCATTGCAGGCCCGAAAACTGTCACTTACGACGGCCGCTCACTCATTATCAATGGAAAACGAGAGCTTTTCTTCTCCGGTTCCATTCATTATCCACGAAGCGTCCCAGAG GAGTGGCCACAAATCCTTGATAGGGCAAAACATGGAGGGATAAACTTAATCCAAACATACGTCTTTTGGAATGGTCATGAGTTTGAGAAAGGCGAT GTGAACTATGAAGGCAGGTATGATTTGGTAAAATTCCTTAAACTCGTACAAGAGAAAGGAATGTATGCTACCCTTAGAGTTGGCCCTTTCATCCAAGCCGAATGGAATCACGG AGGACTTCCGTATTGGCTAAGAGAGGTCCCCGATATCATATTCCGTTCGAACAATGAACCTTTTAAG AAACACATGAAAGAATATGTATCAAACGTTATCGAAAAAATGAAACAAGAAAAACTCTTTGCTCCTCAAGGAGGCCCTATCATCTTGGCACAG ATTGAGAATGAGTACAACCATATCCAACTTGCTTATGAAGCGGATGGAGATAGTTATGTTCAATGGGCTGCAAAAATGGCAGTTTCACTATATAACGGAGTTCCATGGATCATGTGCAAGCAAAAGGATGCTCCTGATCCAGTT ATTAATGCTTGCAACGGAAGGCACTGTGGTGATACCTTCACCGGTCCAAACAAACCATACAAACCATCCATTTGGACTGAAAACTGGACTGCTCA GTATAGAGTATTTGGAGATCCACCGTCCCAAAGATCCGCGGAAGACATCGCCTTCTCAGTTGCTCGCTTCTTCTCTAAGAATGGATCTTTAGTCAACTACTATATG tatCATGGTGGAACCAATTTTGGCAGAACAACCTCTGCCTTTACCACAACATGTTACTACGACGAAGCTCCTCTTGATTCATATGGTCTGCAAAGAGAACCAAAGTGGAGTCACCTAAGAGATGTTCACAAGGCTGTGAACCTATGTAAGAAGGCTCTACTCAACGGTGAACATACCGTACAAAAAATTAGCCAGTATCATGAG ATTATAGTCTACGAAAAGAAAGGGAGTAATTTATGTGCTGCTTTCATCACTAACAACCACACCAAAAATCCGAAAGTAATAGAATTCAGAGGTTCGAGCTACTACATGCCTCCGCGTTCCATCAGCATTCTTCCTGATTGTAGAACTGTGGTCTTCAACACTCAAAAT ATTGCTTCACAACACAACTCAAGAAACTTTGAGAAATCAAAGGCTGCAAACAATCACAAGTGGGAGGTGTATTCTGAGCCTATTCCAACTTCCAAGGAATTGCCACCAAAACAAAAAATCCCTGCTGAGCTTTACAGCTTGCTTAAGGACACCACTGATTATGGATGGTACACCACTAG TGTGGAGTTTGGTCCAGAAGACTTACCAAAGAAGAATGAGATATCACCGGTTCTTCGTATTCTGAGTCTCGGCCACTCATTGCTTGCTTTTGTAAATGGACAATACGTTG GATCTAATCACGGTAGCCATGAAGAGAAAGGCTTTGAATTCCAGAAACCTGTAAGCTTCAAAGTTGGAGTTAACCAGATAGCTATCTTGGCTTCTTTAGTAGGACTACCT GATAGTGGAGCATACATGGAACACAGGTATGCAGGGCCTAAGACTATAACCATCCTTGGTTTGAACTCTGGAACAATCACTCTCACAGCTAATGGTTGGGGTCACCAG GTTGGTCTCCAAGGAGAGAAACTTCAAATTTTCACTGAGGAGGGATCAAAGAAAGTACAGTGGAAAGATGCCAAGGGAAATACTTCACCTCTCTCTTGGTACAAG ACAAATTTTGCAACTCCAGAGGGAAAGTGCCCAGTTGCTATCAGTATGACTGGTATGGGAAAAGGAATGATTTGGGTCAATGGCGAAAGCATCGGCCGTCACTGGATGAGCTACCTCTCTCCACTTGGAAAGCCTACTCAATCAGA GTACCACATTCCAAGATCATTCCTTAAACCAAAAGATAACTTGCTTGTTATATTGGAGGAAGAGATAGCACATCCAGAAAAAGTTGAGATAGTAAGGGTCAACAGAGATACAATATGCAGTTACATCACAGAAAATCACCCTCCAAATATCAAGTCATGGTCAAGTAAGAACCAAAAACTCACACCGGTTTCGGGGAACCTGACTCCAGCAGCTGTACTCAAGTGTCCAAACAAAAAAGCCATTAAGGCTGTTGAGTTCGCAAGCTTTGGCGATCCTTTAGGTTTCTGTGGAGAGTTTATCATGGGAAACTGTAATGCACCTTCCTCCAAGAAGATTGTTGAGCAG TATTGCTTAGGAAAAGGATCTTGCGCGATTCCGATGGACAAAGCACTCTTCACTGGTGGTAAAGATGAATGCCCGAATGCGATAAAGACACTAGCAGTCCAAGTGAAGTGTGGTCCCTCCAAGGATGAGAAGGATATGATCAATGAGAAGGATGATGATGACGACGACgatgaggatgaggatgaggaggaggctgagaaggagaagaagaagggtaagaaagAATCGAGTTAG